One Borreliella afzelii genomic window carries:
- a CDS encoding DUF735 family protein, with translation MNKEIPKFLENTQIEKFIYNELNYKKEILKELKELLENFKTINVKNSINSKYITLLMLSIFNAFHFKKELDKNLVNSLNAIIFAIKSIGTDESFIVLFKAFLHANIEVSSNQDAPGEIIIKLLGNIKSPIEFNIAAKNQNKLKKITIKHAGFKKALISHHMPKDYKNSVYEFIKILIPIGRIVKIIDKEQIEIKSTRTKQFYKVDHFF, from the coding sequence ATGAACAAAGAGATACCAAAATTTTTAGAAAATACTCAAATTGAAAAGTTTATCTACAATGAGCTTAATTACAAAAAAGAGATATTAAAAGAACTAAAAGAACTGCTTGAAAACTTCAAAACAATCAATGTTAAAAACAGTATTAACTCTAAATATATTACATTACTAATGCTTTCAATATTTAACGCATTCCACTTTAAAAAAGAGTTAGATAAAAATCTTGTCAATTCTTTAAACGCCATTATTTTTGCAATCAAATCTATTGGTACTGATGAGAGCTTTATTGTGCTCTTTAAAGCCTTTTTACACGCAAATATTGAAGTCAGCTCAAACCAAGACGCTCCAGGAGAAATAATAATCAAATTGCTTGGAAACATTAAATCCCCGATTGAATTTAATATTGCAGCAAAAAATCAAAATAAACTAAAAAAAATAACTATAAAACACGCTGGATTTAAAAAAGCTCTAATTTCTCACCATATGCCCAAAGATTACAAAAATTCAGTATATGAGTTTATTAAAATATTAATTCCTATAGGAAGAATAGTAAAAATCATAGACAAAGAACAAATAGAAATAAAAAGTACAAGAACAAAACAATTTTACAAAGTAGATCATTTTTTTTGA